The following proteins are encoded in a genomic region of Sparus aurata chromosome 11, fSpaAur1.1, whole genome shotgun sequence:
- the glrx2 gene encoding glutaredoxin 2 isoform X1, with protein MFHPGQQLDYFFAVYFFSMFARAGCLPRVAWSGCRRMGNFTSSTTGGSSTACVQYVQEMVAQNCVVIFSKTTCPYCRMAKNVFNEIGATYKVVELDEHNDGRRVQEALAQMTGARTVPRVFVNGNCIGGGSDTKQLHQQGKLLPLIEQCAPCCAAAGSEGSGSGQFESAK; from the exons ATGTTTCATCCCGGCCAGCAGCTCGATTACttttttgctgtttattttttcagcaTGTTTGCTCGAGCAGGATGTCTTCCCAGGGTGGCATGGAGCGGCTGCCGAAG aatGGGGAATTTTACATCTTCCACTACTGGGGGGTCCAGCACAGCCTGTGTACAGTATGTTCAG GAAATGGTGGCACAGAACTGCGTCGTGATATTTTCCAAGACGACCTGTCCTTACTGCAGAATGGCCAAGAATGTGTTCAATGAAATTGGTGCGACCTACAAAGTGGTTGAACTGGACGAGCACAATGACGGGAGGAGAGTGCAAGAAGCCTTAGCTCAGATGACTGGTGCCAGAACG GTGCCGAGAGTCTTCGTTAATGGAAACTGCATCGGGGGTGGCTCTGACACCAAACAGCTCCATCAGCAGGGGAAGTTGTTGCCTCTGATCGAACAGTGCGCTCCCTGCTGCGCCGCGGCCGGCTCGGAAGGCTCGGGCAGCGGACAGTTCGAGTCGGCTAAATGA
- the glrx2 gene encoding glutaredoxin 2 isoform X2 — MGIFRPAVILQLNTVFMLITIVQFLSCDVFAGLRMGNFTSSTTGGSSTACVQYVQEMVAQNCVVIFSKTTCPYCRMAKNVFNEIGATYKVVELDEHNDGRRVQEALAQMTGARTVPRVFVNGNCIGGGSDTKQLHQQGKLLPLIEQCAPCCAAAGSEGSGSGQFESAK, encoded by the exons ATGGGTATTTTCAGGCCAGCAGTTATCCTCCAGTTAAATACTGTGTTTATGCTGATTACCATCGTTCAGTTCCTCTCTTGCGATGTCTTCGCTGGTTTAAG aatGGGGAATTTTACATCTTCCACTACTGGGGGGTCCAGCACAGCCTGTGTACAGTATGTTCAG GAAATGGTGGCACAGAACTGCGTCGTGATATTTTCCAAGACGACCTGTCCTTACTGCAGAATGGCCAAGAATGTGTTCAATGAAATTGGTGCGACCTACAAAGTGGTTGAACTGGACGAGCACAATGACGGGAGGAGAGTGCAAGAAGCCTTAGCTCAGATGACTGGTGCCAGAACG GTGCCGAGAGTCTTCGTTAATGGAAACTGCATCGGGGGTGGCTCTGACACCAAACAGCTCCATCAGCAGGGGAAGTTGTTGCCTCTGATCGAACAGTGCGCTCCCTGCTGCGCCGCGGCCGGCTCGGAAGGCTCGGGCAGCGGACAGTTCGAGTCGGCTAAATGA
- the glrx2 gene encoding glutaredoxin 2 isoform X3 codes for MGNFTSSTTGGSSTACVQYVQEMVAQNCVVIFSKTTCPYCRMAKNVFNEIGATYKVVELDEHNDGRRVQEALAQMTGARTVPRVFVNGNCIGGGSDTKQLHQQGKLLPLIEQCAPCCAAAGSEGSGSGQFESAK; via the exons atGGGGAATTTTACATCTTCCACTACTGGGGGGTCCAGCACAGCCTGTGTACAGTATGTTCAG GAAATGGTGGCACAGAACTGCGTCGTGATATTTTCCAAGACGACCTGTCCTTACTGCAGAATGGCCAAGAATGTGTTCAATGAAATTGGTGCGACCTACAAAGTGGTTGAACTGGACGAGCACAATGACGGGAGGAGAGTGCAAGAAGCCTTAGCTCAGATGACTGGTGCCAGAACG GTGCCGAGAGTCTTCGTTAATGGAAACTGCATCGGGGGTGGCTCTGACACCAAACAGCTCCATCAGCAGGGGAAGTTGTTGCCTCTGATCGAACAGTGCGCTCCCTGCTGCGCCGCGGCCGGCTCGGAAGGCTCGGGCAGCGGACAGTTCGAGTCGGCTAAATGA
- the uchl5 gene encoding ubiquitin carboxyl-terminal hydrolase isozyme L5: protein MAGSAGEWCLMESDPGVFTELIKGFGCKGAQVEEIWSMEPENFDNLKPVHGLIFLFKWQPGEEPAGSIVQDSRLDHIFFAKQVINNACATQAIVSVLLNCSHSDMLLGDTLTEFREFSQSFDAAMKGLALSNSEVIRQVHNSFARQQMFEFDAKSSAKDEDAFHFVSYVPVNGRLYELDGLREGPIDLGACNQDDWISAVRPVIEKRIQKYSEGEIRFNLMAIVSDRKMIYERKIAELQTQLTEDEPMDTDQSSTFLSSIQSEIAKYQLLIEEENQKLKRYKIENIRRKHNYLPFIMELLKTLAEYQQLIPLVEKAKEKQSAKKAQEAK from the exons ATGGCTGGAAGCGCAGGAGAATGGTGTTTGATGGAGAGCGACCCCGGCGTGTTCACAGAACTGATCAAAGGTTTTG GTTGCAAAGGCGCCCAGGTTGAAGAGATCTGGAGCATGGAGCCAGAGAACTTTGACAACTTGAA ACCAGTTCATGGGTTGATTTTCCTCTTCAAGTGGCAGCCAGGTGAAGAGCCAGCAGGATCGATCGTCCAGGATTCAAGGCTTGACCACATCTTCTTTGCAAAACAG gtcaTTAACAATGCCTGTGCCACCCAGGCAATAGTCAGCGTTCTGCTCAACTGCTCCCACTCTGACATGTTGCTTggagacacactgacagagttCAGAGAGTTTTCACAGAGTTTCGATGCTGCT ATGAAAGGTTTGGCTCTGAGCAACTCCGAAGTGATCCGACAAGTTCACAACAGCTTTGCCAG ACAGCAAATGTTTGAGTTCGATGCAAAGTCGTCAGCGAAGGACGAAGACGCCTTTCACTTTGTGAGCTATGTTCCTGTAAACGGCCGACTATACGAGTTGGACGGGCTTCGAGAGGGGCCAATTGACCTGG GTGCATGCAACCAGGATGACTGGATCAGTGCAGTTCGCCCAGTGATCGAGAAAAGAATACAAAA GTACAGTGAAGGAGAGATCCGGTTCAACTTAATGGCCATTGTGTCAGACAGAAAGATGATATACGAGAGAAAAATTGCCGAGCTCCAGACCCAGCTCACCGAG GATGAACCAATGGACACAGACCAGAGTAGCACGTTTCTTAGCTCCATCCAGTCAGAGATTGCCAAGTACCAGCTCCTTATCGAAGAGGAAAATCAGAAACTTAAAAGATATAAG ATTGAAAACATTCGACGAAAGCACAACTACCTCCCTTTCATCATGGAGCTACTGAAGACACTGGCAGAGTACCAGCAGTTAATACCATTGGTGGAgaag GCGAAGGAGAAACAGAGTGCCAAAAAAGCCCAGGAGGCCAAGTGA
- the rgs2 gene encoding regulator of G-protein signaling 2 has protein sequence MREISTSLSSQSMAFTDCMQPTDLSTEKKGIKRKNWRNRIRFLLKKNSSQSMLQTDITNRNRSSRLTADEINQWAQSLDTLLSYKYGKAAFCIFLKSEFCEENIEFWTACEDFRNHTSSKDLLSKANSIYEEFIKNEAPKEINLDFHTKNAITQSLHEPTATSFLAAQRKVYSLMENNSYPRFIHSDLYRELCASARRKG, from the exons ATGAGAGAGATCTCTACTAGTCTGTCATCCCAAAGCATGGCGTTCACTGACTGTATGCAACCCACTGACCTGTCCACTGAGAAGAAGGGAATAAA GAGGAAAAACTGGAGGAACAGAATAAGATTTCTCTTGAAGAAAAACTCTTCCCAGTCGATGTTACAAACAGACattacaaacagaaacagatctAGCAG GCTAACTGCTGATGAGATCAACCAATGGGCGCAGTCTCTTGACACACTCCTCAGTTATAAAT ATGGGAAAGCTGCTTTCTGCATCTTCCTCAAGTCTGAGTTCTGCGAAGAGAACATCGAGTTTTGGACGGCCTGTGAGGATTTCAGGAACCACACGTCCTCCAAAGACCTGCTCTCCAAGGCCAACAGCATTTACGAGGAGTTCATTAAAAATGAAGCTCCAAAAGAG ATAAACCTGGACTTCCACACCAAAAATGCCATCACCCAGAGTCTCCACGAGCCCACTGCGACCAGCTTCCTGGCAGCTCAGAGGAAAGTCTACAGCCTGATGGAGAACAACTCCTACCCCAGGTTTATCCACTCCGACCTCTACAGAGAACTGTGTGCCAGCGCCAGGAGAAAGGGCTGA
- the LOC115590777 gene encoding regulator of G-protein signaling 21-like isoform X1, which produces MPSLIVEPPLNTQHFIMDRDDRKRNKNIGKNFMCRLQCMFSHSSSSESRLSLEDTQQWSQSLERLLESKYGLATFRNFLKSEYSDENIEFWLTCEDYKKIKSSFRMSSRAKKIYEQFIKAESPKEINIDYHTREQIKRNVKTPTMHCFDDAQKIVYGLMERDSYPRFLRSDIYRTLLENLAADATKG; this is translated from the exons ATGCCCAGCCTAATCGTCGAACCACCACTCAACACACAGCACTTCATCATGgacagagatgacaggaagagaaacaagAACAT TGGAAAGAACTTTATGTGCCGACTCCAGTGCATGTTCTCACACTCATCAAGCTCTGAGAG CAGGCTAAGTTTAGAAGATACCCAACAATGGTCACAGTCACTGGAAAGGCTTCTCGAGTCTAAAT ATGGACTGGCGACTTTTCGCAACTTTCTGAAATCCGAATACAGCGATGAGAATATTGAGTTCTGGCTCACCTGCGAGGATTACAAGAAGATCAAGTCTTCATTCAGAATGTCCTCGAGAGCCAAGAAGATTTACGAGCAGTTCATCAAAGCAGAATCTCCTAAAGAG ATCAACATCGACTATCACACCCGAGAGCAGATCAAAAGGAACGTCAAGACTCCCACCATGCACTGCTTTGACGACGCTCAGAAGATAGTTTACGGGCTGATGGAAAGAGACTCGTACCCGCGGTTCCTCCGCTCGGACATTTATAGAACTCTCCTGGAAAACCTCGCCGCCGACGCTACGAAGGGTTGA
- the LOC115590777 gene encoding regulator of G-protein signaling 21-like isoform X2: MPSLIVEPPLNTQHFIMDRDDRKRNKNIGKNFMCRLQCMFSHSSSSERLSLEDTQQWSQSLERLLESKYGLATFRNFLKSEYSDENIEFWLTCEDYKKIKSSFRMSSRAKKIYEQFIKAESPKEINIDYHTREQIKRNVKTPTMHCFDDAQKIVYGLMERDSYPRFLRSDIYRTLLENLAADATKG; encoded by the exons ATGCCCAGCCTAATCGTCGAACCACCACTCAACACACAGCACTTCATCATGgacagagatgacaggaagagaaacaagAACAT TGGAAAGAACTTTATGTGCCGACTCCAGTGCATGTTCTCACACTCATCAAGCTCTGAGAG GCTAAGTTTAGAAGATACCCAACAATGGTCACAGTCACTGGAAAGGCTTCTCGAGTCTAAAT ATGGACTGGCGACTTTTCGCAACTTTCTGAAATCCGAATACAGCGATGAGAATATTGAGTTCTGGCTCACCTGCGAGGATTACAAGAAGATCAAGTCTTCATTCAGAATGTCCTCGAGAGCCAAGAAGATTTACGAGCAGTTCATCAAAGCAGAATCTCCTAAAGAG ATCAACATCGACTATCACACCCGAGAGCAGATCAAAAGGAACGTCAAGACTCCCACCATGCACTGCTTTGACGACGCTCAGAAGATAGTTTACGGGCTGATGGAAAGAGACTCGTACCCGCGGTTCCTCCGCTCGGACATTTATAGAACTCTCCTGGAAAACCTCGCCGCCGACGCTACGAAGGGTTGA
- the LOC115590755 gene encoding regulator of G-protein signaling 21-like, producing MPKLSFSKMRFYEIKDFMPNMKRPRRMDIVLNRKRHKKDIECLMVKKINDETPPSKLSWQTEHKPHPTLEKLLQNKKYLAAFGSFLRSEFSEENIQFWLACEDFKSTISPDDIRWKAEEIYREFVEPTACREINVDHHIREKIKESLENPSHSCFDEAQKHVYLLMERDSRPRFLQSDAYLSLKHKSRSLWYI from the exons ATGCCAAAGCTTTCGTTTTCAAAGATGCGGTTCTATGAAATTAAGGATTTCATGCCAAATATGAAGCGGCCTAGAAG AATGGATATTGTTCTCAATCGAAAGAGGCATAAGAAGGACATCGAGTGCCTCATGGTTAAAAAGATCAACGATGAGACACCTCCTTCAAAACTCAG CTGGCAGACTGAACATAAACCCCACCCGACTCTGGAAAAACTGCTGCAgaataaaa AATATTTAGCGGCGTTCGGCTCCTTCCTGCGGTCCGAGTTCAGCGAGGAAAACATCCAGTTCTGGCTCGCATGTGAAGACTTTAAGTCGACGATCTCACCGGACGACATTCGCTGGAAAGCCGAGGAGATCTACCGGGAGTTTGTCGAGCCTACGGCCTGCAGAGAG ATCAACGTGGACCACCATATCAGAGAGAAGATTAAGGAGTCTTTGGAGAATCCGAGCCACTCCTGCTTCGACGAGGCCCAGAAACACGTTTACCTGCTCATGGAAAGAGACTCTCGCCCCAGATTCCTGCAGTCCGACGCCTACCTGAGTCTAAAGCACAAATCCAGGAGTCTCTGGTACATTTAG